A single window of Rhodamnia argentea isolate NSW1041297 chromosome 5, ASM2092103v1, whole genome shotgun sequence DNA harbors:
- the LOC115752465 gene encoding COP1-interactive protein 1 isoform X1: MKKLFSFRSSASGSANSVGDSPSSTDKTCYPLFDNRSTDKVGEKYSNNLRSPRGLVTKSRNQASDSQSSSTFSGSGLRKSRSLSSANFLAEALEQKNSSSSLSDQSRSPARHQHSEYSPCRQTISPEKRSKLKEFDGTAYRNGHGFKKPGYIVTYDDASLSSNCSSRVSNKVVDRYIDGEQHQERSRPKKTFQKIHTGKDGGNRPPRVQYTAPTSPTDSVKCKPRAQSFREAESACPHYFSGDWVESGFGHESPRRLAKNVIERLSQTTVFPKISSKEFDQDIPITIEDIYGESLNKCSHGEVVIHDDIPSYETDETTKRCHRENSSGLHMPLVFHMEKCEPLCEDVIGEDVDFELQRRLEGAQQRVAFLSQEVEQDHFLIGISFDVPTLIQTVRNLSEDRMSLAVEVSELLQSRMSDRASLKEELRLAKMELESKTRRLEKEKKELQSGLEKELDRRSSDWSSKLEKFQIEEQRLRERVRELAEQNVSLQREVCLVSEKETECRSSMTYSEQKVKELMEKLEELSMNNHEFEQTISELQEKYVATKENGELLKRSFHEKEKECKELHKSIARLMRTCSDQEKTIEGLREGFSEEFGKPRSPEMTDKHLAKLRMEQIRLTGIELALRRELESTRREKDSLRRENISLLSRLNCNGKDSGDLMFQLDQEISTRLCCLQNEALSTVNDSSHLCSKLLDFIKLEFSHIKVTKQGTEAIKNSLDEQFIVESDMKVHGIKRRTESLMRSLQTISGLLREKSKPFSKDTQGADASGSMQLNDQTCEDTLISELKAESLMTSLLREKLYCKELEVEQLQAELATAVRSADIVKYEVQNALDNLSCVTHKFKDLELQMLKKDERISELENDLQDARKEMGVLRGILPKVSQERDLMWDEVKQYSEKNMLLNSEISMLKKKIDVLDEDILVKEGQITILKDSLGNKPFDLLASPDFAREFLLE, translated from the exons ATGAAAAAGCTTTTCTCTTTCCGCTCATCTGCATCTGGCAGTGCTAATAGTGTTGGGGATTCTCCATCGTCAACGGATAAGACATGTTATCCCCTGTTTGACAACAGGTCGACCGATAAAGTTGGAGAGAAGTATTCGAATAATCTCCGAAGCCCCAGAGGTTTGGTCACCAAATCTCGAAATCAAGCATCTGACAGTCAAAGCTCAAGTACTTTTTCAGGTTCAGGACTGAGGAAGAGCCGTTCTTTGTCTTCTGCTAACTTCCTTGCAGAAGCTTTGGAGCAAAAGAACTCATCTTCCTCTTTGAGTGATCAGAGCAGATCTCCCGCTCGACATCAGCATTCTGAATATTCACCTTG TCGTCAAACCATTAGTCCGGAGAAGCGATCCAAGCTGAAAGAATTTGATGGGACAGCTTACAGAAATGGACATGGGTTCAAGAAGCCAGGTTACATTGTCACTTATGATGATGCATCACTCTCTTCTAATTGCTCTAGTAGAGTTTCAAATAAGGTCGTAGACCGCTATATTGATGGTGAGCAGCACCAGGAGAGGAGCAGGCCCAAGAAAACCTTTCAAAAGATACATACTGGTAAGGATGGTGGGAATCGTCCCCCACGTGTCCAGTACACAGCTCCCACTTCACCAACTGATAGCGTGAAATGTAAACCAAGGGCTCAGTCCTTTAGAGAAGCTGAAAGTGCTTGCCCTCACTATTTCTCTGGAGATTGGGTAGAGAGTGGTTTTGGTCATGAATCCCctagaaggcttgctaagaatGTGATTGAGAGACTCAGCCAAACTACAGTTTTCCCTAAAATAAGTTCAAAGGAGTTTGACCAGGATATTCCTATAACAATTGAAGATATCTATGGCGAATCCTTGAATAAATGCTCTCATGGGGAGGTAGTTATTCATGATGACATTCCTTCGTATGAAACTGATGAAACTACCAAAAGGTGCCATAGGGAGAATTCCTCTGGTCTCCATATGCCACTTGTCTTCCATATGGAAAAGTGTGAGCCTTTGTGCGAGGATGTAATTGGAGAAGACGTGGACTTTGAACTGCAAAGGAGGCTTGAAGGAGCACAGCAAAGGGTTGCATTCCTTTCTCAGGAAGTTGAGCAGGATCACTTTCTTATTGGCATTAGCTTTGATGTGCCAACACTCATCCAGACAGTTAGAAACCTTTCAGAAGACAGAATGAGCTTGGCTGTCGAGGTTTCAGAACTTCTACAATCCAGAATGTCGGACAGGGCTTCTCTCAAAGAAGAACTTAGGCTGGCAAAGATGGAGCTTGAATCAAAAACCCGGAGActggaaaaggagaagaaggagctGCAGTCGGGTTTGGAGAAGGAACTCGACAGAAGGTCAAGTGACTGGTCATCCAAGCTTGAGAAATTCCAAATAGAAGAGCAGAGGCTCCGTGAACGTGTTAGAGAGCTAGCAGAGCAGAATGTTTCGCTTCAGAGGGAGGTCTGTTTAGTCAGTGAAAAGGAAACAGAGTGCAGAAGCTCGATGACATATTCAGAACAGAAAGTTAAGGAGCTAATGGAAAAGCTGGAGGAACTTAGCATGAATAATCATGAATTTGAGCAAACAATCTCTGAGTTACAGGAAAAATATGTAGCAACGAAGGAGAATGGAGAGTTGCTTAAAAGAAGTTTTCacgagaaggagaaggagtgtAAGGAGTTGCACAAATCAATAGCGAGATTAATGAGAACCTGCAGTGACCAAGAAAAAACAATCGAAGGGCTTCGAGAGGGATTCAGTGAGGAATTTGGAAAGCCGCGATCTCCAGAAATGACTGACAAGCACTTGGCGAAATTGAGGATGGAGCAAATCAGGCTGACAGGAATTGAATTGGCTTTAAGAAGAGAGTTGGAATCAACTAGACGAGAAAAGGATTCTCTTCGACGTGAGAATATCAGCTTGTTAAGCCGCTTGAACTGCAATGGAAAAGATTCTGGTGACCTGATGTTTCAGCTAGACCAGGAAATCTCCACTCGTCTTTGCTGCTTGCAAAATGAAGCTTTGTCAACAGTAAACGACAGCTCCCATTTATGTTCAAAGTTACTAGACTTCATTAAGTTGGAATTCAGTCACATTAAAGTGACCAAGCAAGGTACGGAAGCTATAAAAAATAGTCTTGATGAGCAATTTATTGTTGAATCAGACATGAAAGTGCATGGGATCAAGCGTAGGACTGAAAGCTTAATGAGGAGTCTCCAAACAATATCTGGCTTGCTTCGTGAGAAGTCAAAACCATTTTCGAAAGATACACAGGGTGCTGATGCCTCAGGTTCAATGCAGCTAAATGATCAAACATGCGAG GATACTTTGATATCAGAGCTTAAAGCAGAGAGCTTGATGACGAGCTTATTGAGAGAGAAGCTCTACTGCAAAGAGCTGGAAGTTGAGCAGCTCCAAGCCGAACTTGCAACAGCAGTAAGAAGCGCTGATATCGTCAAATACGAAGTTCAGAACGCATTAGACAATCTTTCCTGCGTCACCCACAAGTTCAAGGACCTGGAACTTCAG ATGCTGAAGAAGGACGAGAGGATAAGCGAGCTCGAGAATGACCTGCAAGACGCTCGGAAGGAGATGGGCGTCCTGAGGGGTATACTGCCGAAGGTGTCCCAGGAGCGAGACCTGATGTGGGATGAGGTGAAGCAGTACAGCGAGAAGAACATGCTCCTGAACTCTGAAATCtccatgttgaagaagaagatcgaCGTCCTCGACGAGGACATACTGGTGAAGGAAGGCCAGATCACAATCTTGAAGGACTCGTTGGGCAACAAGCCGTTTGACCTCCTCGCGAGCCCCGACTTTGCTCGGGAGTTCTTGCTGGAGTGA
- the LOC115751133 gene encoding CDP-diacylglycerol--glycerol-3-phosphate 3-phosphatidyltransferase 2-like, producing MPSVNLKFSASLRSSHPHKLIRFLTSSAATPTIPSTRTNLSLLARPSSNAQRSPAAALSRAWVATPLNVRCQNLRGRTSNGVGSYFIRRASGGCKCVASSSSSGLEGGKNGGSLSNDDRKSSSQLENENQRPPSPTVQNQGEKTNQLLTLPTILTLGRVAAVPLLVSTFYLDTRWGTTATTSIFIAAAITDWLDGYLARKMGSGSAFGAFLDPVADKLMVAAVLVLLCTRPLEISMFEQVPWLISAPAIAIIGREITMSAVREWAASQDSKLLEAVAVNKLGKWKTATQMTALTLLLATRDSSLRGAESLVASGVVLLYTSAGLALWSLIVYMKKIWKSVT from the exons ATGCCGAGCGTCAACCTAAAATTCTCGGCCTCGCTTCGCAGCTCCCACCCACACAAATTGATCCGGTTCCTCACGAGCAGTGCAGCCACCCCCACGATTCCGTCAACTCGGACCAATTTGTCGCTCCTCGCAAGACCTAGCTCGAACGCACAGAGATCGCCGGCGGCAGCATTGTCGCGCGCGTGGGTTGCGACGCCGTTGAACGTTCGCTGTCAAAATCTTCGTGGAAGAACCTCGAATGGCGTCGGATCGTACTTTATCAGGCGGGCGAGTGGCGGTTGTAAGTGTGTGGCTAGTTCTAGCTCCTCCGGCCTCGAGGGTGGCAAAAATGGTGGCTCGTTGAGTAATGATGACAGAAAGAGCAGTTCGCAATTGGAAAATGAGAATCAACGACCGCCATCGCCGACGGTACAGAATCAGGGAGAGAAGACTAATCAGCTGTTAACGTTGCCGACGATTTTAACGCTTGGTCGTGTCGCCGCCGTGCCCCTTCTTGTTAGTA CCTTTTATCTGGATACAAGGTGGGGTACTACGGCTACAACAAGCATATTCATTGCAGCAGCAATTACAGATTGGCTCGATGGATACCTTGCTCGTAAG ATGGGTTCGGGCTCTGCATTTGGTGCTTTTCTGGACCCTGTAGCTGATAAG CTTATGGTCGCAGCCGTATTGGTCCTGTTGTGTACCAGACCTTTGGAAATTTCTATGTTTGAACAGGTGCCATGGCTAATCTCTGCACCTGCTATTGCTATCATAGGTAGAGAG ATAACTATGTCCGCGGTGAGAGAATGGGCTGCTTCTCAAGATAGTAAGCTTCTAGAG GCTGTTGCTGTAAATAAATTGGGGAAGTGGAAAACTGCTACCCAGATGACAGCACTTACCCTTTTACTGGCTACTCGAGACAGCAG TCTTAGAGGAGCTGAATCCTTGGTGGCTTCTGGAGTTGTGTTGCTTTATACCTCAGCAGGGCTAGCATTATGGTCTTTAATAGTGTATATGAAGAAGATATGGAAAAGTGTTACTTAA
- the LOC115754032 gene encoding deaminated glutathione amidase, chloroplastic/cytosolic — protein sequence MPLGLCFNPATTLLLRPITSWTHLTSFSHHPRSRSSISRATTDSAMAVSSVRVAAAQMTSINDLAANFATCSRLVQEAASAGAKLLCFPESFSFIGANDGDSVKIAEPLDGPIMQQYQSLARESKIWLSLGGFQEKGSDEAHICNTHVVIDDAGKIRSSYRKIHLFDVDVPGGRSYKESSFTEPGKDMVALDSPVGRLGLTVCYDLRFAELYQQLRFQHEAQVLLVPAAFTKITGQAHWEILLRARAIETQCYVIAAAQAGQHNDKRESYGNTLIIDPWGTVVGRLPDRVSTGIAIADIDLSLVDSVRTRMPIAKHRKPFDFWRPASA from the exons ATGCCACTTGGTCTCTGCTTCAATCCGGCGACCACTCTTCTTCTTCGACCAATTACATCGTGGACCCACCTCACCAGCTTCTCTCATCACCCTCGCTCCCGGTCCTCGATCTCACGCGCCACCACCGACTCAGCCATGGCCGTCAGCTCAGTCCGAGTCGCCGCCGCCCAGATGACCTCCATCAACGACCTCGCTGCCAATTTCGCCACTTGCTCTCGCCTCGTCCAA GAAGCCGCTTCTGCGGGGGCTAAATTGCTTTGCTTTCCGGAAAGCTTCTCCTTCATCGGTGCCAATGATGGGGACAGTGTTAAAATTGCGGAACCGTTGGATGGACCGATCATGCAACAATACCAGTCTCTTGCAAG GGAGTCGAAGATCTGGTTGTCACTTGGAGGATTCCAAGAAAAAGGGTCAGATGAGGCACATATCTGCAACACACATGTTGTGATCGATGATGCTGGTAAAATTAGGAGCTCTTATCGGAAGATACACTT GTTTGATGTGGATGTTCCAGGCGGAAGGTCATACAAAGAGAGCAGCTTCACTGAACCAG GAAAAGATATGGTTGCTCTGGACAGCCCTGTTGGACGTCTGGGGCTGACAGTTTGCTATGATTTGAGATTTGCAGAGCTTTACCAACAGCTAAGGTTCCAACATGAAGCACAG GTTCTTTTGGTGCCTGCAGCTTTCACAAAGATAACGGGTCAGGCACACTGGGAAATTCTACTTCGTGCTCGTGCAATAGAGACTCAATGCTAT GTCATAGCTGCTGCGCAAGCTGGACAGCATAACGACAAGAGAGAGAGCTATGGCAACACACTAATCATTGATCCGTGGGGCACCGTAGTTGGTCGTCTACCTG ATCGTGTGTCAACAGGGATTGCGATAGCTGATATTGACCTATCGTTAGTCGATTCAGTGAGAACAAGGATGCCAATAGCCAAG CATAGGAAGCCATTCGACTTCTGGAGACCCGCATCCGCGTGA
- the LOC115751123 gene encoding elongator complex protein 6, producing MDNLLDRALGLDGRSDRWPLRGKLVLVEDCVETGGAFVIHHIIKRFLSPQSSAFSNNSLILVAFSQPLSHYDRVLRKLGCNLVAQRDNNRFLFFDMLNLRFPDREDAKIGSSVLVSLFEKIYNAVCALSAENSCITIVIDDIALMEVVANGSSDSVLDFLHYCRTLTSEFDCSVVALNHGDIYSSMEKPMLMLNLEYLSNILVRAEPLATGSVVDVHGQLMVFDKGERDRQGTSGSKIHNFHFRVKENSVDFFYPGGRG from the exons atggacaaCCTGCTCGACCGAGCGCTGGGACTGGACGGACGCAGCGACCGGTGGCCCCTCCGTGGCAAGCTGGTTCTCGTCGAAGACTGCGTGGAGACGGGCGGAGCATTCGTCATCCACCACATCATCAAgcgctttctctctcctcagtCCTCTGCTTTTTCTAACAATTCCCTCATCTTGGTCGCCTTCTCTCAGCCTCTCTCTCACTACGATCGCGTCCTCCGAAAACTG GGCTGCAATTTAGTTGCCCAAAGGGATAACAACAGATTTTTGTTCTTTGACATGCTCAATCTCCGCTTCCCAG acAGAGAAGATGCGAAAATTGGAAGCAGTGTTCTTGTTTCCCTCTTTGAGAAAATATACAACGCAGTCTGTGCCTTATCTGCAGAAAATAGCTGCATTACCATCGTGATAGATGATATTGCTCTTATGGAGGTGGTGGCTAATGGTTCTTCAGATAGTGTCTTGGACTTCCTGCACTACTGCCGCACTTTAACATCAGAATTC GATTGTTCAGTAGTTGCTCTCAATCATGGGGATATCTACTCGAGCATGGAAAAGCCTATGCTTATGTTGAATCTGGAGTACCTATCTAATATTTTGGTGAGAGCAGAACCTTTGGCTACTGGTTCAGTAGTTGACGTGCACGGACAG TTGATGGTTTTCGATAAGGGCGAGCGTGACAGGCAGGGGACTTCAGGCAGCAAGATACATAACTTCCATTTCAGGGTCAAGGAAAATAGTGTGGACTTTTTCTATCCCGGAGGCCGTGGCTGA
- the LOC115751116 gene encoding probable protein phosphatase 2C 38 has product MVSGSLMRIVSPCWKPSVEGDDSGKSGDASGRVDGLLWYKDSGHHVNGEFSMAVIQANTLLEDQSQVESGPMSSLESGPQGTFVGVYDGHGGPETSRFVNDRLYDYVKKYTSENRGMSADVIKKAFLATEEEFLSIVKKQWHIKPQIASVGSCCLVGIICGGQLYIANAGDSRVVLGRMEKTVKEVKAIQLSSEHNASFESVREELRLLHPDDPQIVVLKHKVWRVKGLIQVSRSIGDAYLKKAEFNKEPLLPKFRLPEPFPRPILKAEPSILVQQIYPEDQFLIFASDGLWEHLSNQEAVDIVHNCPRNGVAKKLVKTALREAAKKREMRYSDLKKIDRGVRRHFHDDITVIVLFLDSQLIRRSSWRGPLLSVRGGGGPSANVKT; this is encoded by the exons ATGGTATCCGGATCATTGATGAGAATTGTATCGCCTTGTTGGAAACCTTCGGTCGAGGGCGACGACTCAGGAAAAAGTGGAGATGCGAGCGGTCGTGTCGATGGCTTGTTATGGTATAAAGATTCAGGACACCATGTAAATGGTGAATTTTCCATGGCGGTAATTCAAGCAAATACTCTACTGGAAGACCAGAGTCAAGTTGAATCAGGGCCGATGAGCTCTCTTGAATCTGGTCCTCAAGGAACATTTGTTGGAGTCTACGATGGCCATGGAGGCCCTGAAACCTCCCGGTTTGTCAATGACCGGCTTTATGACTATGTTAAAA AATACACTTCAGAGAACCGGGGAATGTCCGCTGATGTCATCAAGAAAGCTTTTCTAGCTACGGAGGAGGAATTTCTCTCGATAGTTAAAAAGCAGTGGCATATTAAGCCACAGATTGCTTCAGTCGGCTCATGTTGTTTGGTGGGCATCATTTGCGGTGGCCAGCTATACATTGCAAATGCTGGAGACTCGAGGGTCGTGTTAGGACGAATGGAAAAGACTGTCAAGGAGGTCAAAGCAATCCAGTTGTCATCCGAGCATAATGCCAGTTTTGAATCTGTGAGAGAGGAATTGCGTCTATTGCATCCCGATGATCCACAGATTGTGGTTTTAAAGCACAAGGTTTGGCGTGTGAAGGGTCTTATTCAG GTTTCAAGATCCATCGGTGATGCTTATTTGAAGAAGGCGGAGTTCAATAAGGAACCTCTGTTGCCAAAATTTAGGCTTCCGGAACCGTTTCCTCGACCAATCCTCAAAGCTGAGCCTTCTATACTAGTTCAACAGATTTACCCTGAAGACCAGTTTCTCATATTTGCATCAGATGGCTTATGGGAGCATCTTAGCAATCAGGAGGCGGTTGACATTGTCCACAACTGTCCACGCAAT GGTGTTGCGAAGAAGCTTGTCAAAACCGCGCTCCGTGAAGcggcaaagaagagagagatgcgGTACTCCGACTTGAAGAAGATAGATCGCGGGGTGAGGAGACATTTTCATGACGATATCACCGTCATAGTTTTGTTTCTGGATTCGCAATTGATCCGTCGCAGCTCCTGGCGGGGGCCTCTGCTCTCAGTCCGAGGAGGTGGCGGTCCCTCTGCAAATGTGAAGACCTAG
- the LOC115753802 gene encoding uncharacterized protein LOC115753802, whose amino-acid sequence MAFRSPGHLYSMLRRARGVSAGTSYATATAPKLKAYAPSAAGDIGRAERRAGKPWGEYVPVCVAVGMILLSVTLGLHTAKQHIMYSPMVRVNKSRRETVPEVVEPERVVEESENFLTRSFFRKLAHVQDIVTGEAVDPDPIRKDAFAHRPKAETLRSVSVKPAPKHP is encoded by the exons ATGGCTTTCCGGTCACCG GGCCACTTGTACTCGATGCTGCGCCGCGCGAGGGGCGTCAGTGCCGGCACGTCCTACGCTACTGCCACGGCGCCAAAGCTGAAGGCCTATGCCCCGTCGGCTGCGGGGGACATCGGGCGGGCCGAGCGGAGGGCAGGCAAGCCGTGGGGGGAGTACGTGCCGGTGTGCGTGGCGGTAGGGATGATACTGCTGTCGGTGACGCTGGGGCTGCACACGGCGAAGCAGCATATAATGTACTCCCCGATGGTGCGGGTGAATAAGTCGAGGCGGGAGACAGTGCCGGAGGTGGTGGAGCCGGAGCGGGTGGTGGAGGAGTCGGAGAACTTCCTGACCCGGTCCTTCTTCAGGAAATTGGCGCACGTGCAGGACATCGTCACAGGGGAGGCCGTCGACCCCGACCCGATCAGGAAGGACGCCTTTGCTCACCGCCCCAAGGCCGAGACGCTCCGGTCAGTCAGCGTCAAACCTGCGCCCAAGCACCCTTGA
- the LOC115752465 gene encoding COP1-interactive protein 1 isoform X2 gives MKKLFSFRSSASGSANSVGDSPSSTDKTCYPLFDNRSTDKVGEKYSNNLRSPRGLVTKSRNQASDSQSSSTFSGSGLRKSRSLSSANFLAEALEQKNSSSSLSDQSRSPARHQHSEYSPCRQTISPEKRSKLKEFDGTAYRNGHGFKKPGYIVTYDDASLSSNCSSRVSNKVVDRYIDGEQHQERSRPKKTFQKIHTGKDGGNRPPRVQYTAPTSPTDSVKCKPRAQSFREAESACPHYFSGDWVESGFGHESPRRLAKNVIERLSQTTVFPKISSKEFDQDIPITIEDIYGESLNKCSHGEVVIHDDIPSYETDETTKRCHRENSSGLHMPLVFHMEKCEPLCEDVIGEDVDFELQRRLEGAQQRVAFLSQEVEQDHFLIGISFDVPTLIQTVRNLSEDRMSLAVEVSELLQSRMSDRASLKEELRLAKMELESKTRRLEKEKKELQSGLEKELDRRSSDWSSKLEKFQIEEQRLRERVRELAEQNVSLQREVCLVSEKETECRSSMTYSEQKVKELMEKLEELSMNNHEFEQTISELQEKYVATKENGELLKRSFHEKEKECKELHKSIARLMRTCSDQEKTIEGLREGFSEEFGKPRSPEMTDKHLAKLRMEQIRLTGIELALRRELESTRREKDSLRRENISLLSRLNCNGKDSGDLMFQLDQEISTRLCCLQNEALSTVNDSSHLCSKLLDFIKLEFSHIKVTKQGTEAIKNSLDEQFIVESDMKVHGIKRRTESLMRSLQTISGLLREKSKPFSKDTQGADASGSMQLNDQTCEDTLISELKAESLMTSLLREKLYCKELEVEQLQAELATAVRSADIVKYEVQNALDNLSCVTHKFKDLELQMLKKDERISELENDLQDARKEMGVLRGILPKVSQERDLMWDEVKQYSEKNMLLNSEISMLKKKIDVLDEDILVKEGQITILKDSLGNKPFDLLASPDFAREFIL, from the exons ATGAAAAAGCTTTTCTCTTTCCGCTCATCTGCATCTGGCAGTGCTAATAGTGTTGGGGATTCTCCATCGTCAACGGATAAGACATGTTATCCCCTGTTTGACAACAGGTCGACCGATAAAGTTGGAGAGAAGTATTCGAATAATCTCCGAAGCCCCAGAGGTTTGGTCACCAAATCTCGAAATCAAGCATCTGACAGTCAAAGCTCAAGTACTTTTTCAGGTTCAGGACTGAGGAAGAGCCGTTCTTTGTCTTCTGCTAACTTCCTTGCAGAAGCTTTGGAGCAAAAGAACTCATCTTCCTCTTTGAGTGATCAGAGCAGATCTCCCGCTCGACATCAGCATTCTGAATATTCACCTTG TCGTCAAACCATTAGTCCGGAGAAGCGATCCAAGCTGAAAGAATTTGATGGGACAGCTTACAGAAATGGACATGGGTTCAAGAAGCCAGGTTACATTGTCACTTATGATGATGCATCACTCTCTTCTAATTGCTCTAGTAGAGTTTCAAATAAGGTCGTAGACCGCTATATTGATGGTGAGCAGCACCAGGAGAGGAGCAGGCCCAAGAAAACCTTTCAAAAGATACATACTGGTAAGGATGGTGGGAATCGTCCCCCACGTGTCCAGTACACAGCTCCCACTTCACCAACTGATAGCGTGAAATGTAAACCAAGGGCTCAGTCCTTTAGAGAAGCTGAAAGTGCTTGCCCTCACTATTTCTCTGGAGATTGGGTAGAGAGTGGTTTTGGTCATGAATCCCctagaaggcttgctaagaatGTGATTGAGAGACTCAGCCAAACTACAGTTTTCCCTAAAATAAGTTCAAAGGAGTTTGACCAGGATATTCCTATAACAATTGAAGATATCTATGGCGAATCCTTGAATAAATGCTCTCATGGGGAGGTAGTTATTCATGATGACATTCCTTCGTATGAAACTGATGAAACTACCAAAAGGTGCCATAGGGAGAATTCCTCTGGTCTCCATATGCCACTTGTCTTCCATATGGAAAAGTGTGAGCCTTTGTGCGAGGATGTAATTGGAGAAGACGTGGACTTTGAACTGCAAAGGAGGCTTGAAGGAGCACAGCAAAGGGTTGCATTCCTTTCTCAGGAAGTTGAGCAGGATCACTTTCTTATTGGCATTAGCTTTGATGTGCCAACACTCATCCAGACAGTTAGAAACCTTTCAGAAGACAGAATGAGCTTGGCTGTCGAGGTTTCAGAACTTCTACAATCCAGAATGTCGGACAGGGCTTCTCTCAAAGAAGAACTTAGGCTGGCAAAGATGGAGCTTGAATCAAAAACCCGGAGActggaaaaggagaagaaggagctGCAGTCGGGTTTGGAGAAGGAACTCGACAGAAGGTCAAGTGACTGGTCATCCAAGCTTGAGAAATTCCAAATAGAAGAGCAGAGGCTCCGTGAACGTGTTAGAGAGCTAGCAGAGCAGAATGTTTCGCTTCAGAGGGAGGTCTGTTTAGTCAGTGAAAAGGAAACAGAGTGCAGAAGCTCGATGACATATTCAGAACAGAAAGTTAAGGAGCTAATGGAAAAGCTGGAGGAACTTAGCATGAATAATCATGAATTTGAGCAAACAATCTCTGAGTTACAGGAAAAATATGTAGCAACGAAGGAGAATGGAGAGTTGCTTAAAAGAAGTTTTCacgagaaggagaaggagtgtAAGGAGTTGCACAAATCAATAGCGAGATTAATGAGAACCTGCAGTGACCAAGAAAAAACAATCGAAGGGCTTCGAGAGGGATTCAGTGAGGAATTTGGAAAGCCGCGATCTCCAGAAATGACTGACAAGCACTTGGCGAAATTGAGGATGGAGCAAATCAGGCTGACAGGAATTGAATTGGCTTTAAGAAGAGAGTTGGAATCAACTAGACGAGAAAAGGATTCTCTTCGACGTGAGAATATCAGCTTGTTAAGCCGCTTGAACTGCAATGGAAAAGATTCTGGTGACCTGATGTTTCAGCTAGACCAGGAAATCTCCACTCGTCTTTGCTGCTTGCAAAATGAAGCTTTGTCAACAGTAAACGACAGCTCCCATTTATGTTCAAAGTTACTAGACTTCATTAAGTTGGAATTCAGTCACATTAAAGTGACCAAGCAAGGTACGGAAGCTATAAAAAATAGTCTTGATGAGCAATTTATTGTTGAATCAGACATGAAAGTGCATGGGATCAAGCGTAGGACTGAAAGCTTAATGAGGAGTCTCCAAACAATATCTGGCTTGCTTCGTGAGAAGTCAAAACCATTTTCGAAAGATACACAGGGTGCTGATGCCTCAGGTTCAATGCAGCTAAATGATCAAACATGCGAG GATACTTTGATATCAGAGCTTAAAGCAGAGAGCTTGATGACGAGCTTATTGAGAGAGAAGCTCTACTGCAAAGAGCTGGAAGTTGAGCAGCTCCAAGCCGAACTTGCAACAGCAGTAAGAAGCGCTGATATCGTCAAATACGAAGTTCAGAACGCATTAGACAATCTTTCCTGCGTCACCCACAAGTTCAAGGACCTGGAACTTCAG ATGCTGAAGAAGGACGAGAGGATAAGCGAGCTCGAGAATGACCTGCAAGACGCTCGGAAGGAGATGGGCGTCCTGAGGGGTATACTGCCGAAGGTGTCCCAGGAGCGAGACCTGATGTGGGATGAGGTGAAGCAGTACAGCGAGAAGAACATGCTCCTGAACTCTGAAATCtccatgttgaagaagaagatcgaCGTCCTCGACGAGGACATACTGGTGAAGGAAGGCCAGATCACAATCTTGAAGGACTCGTTGGGCAACAAGCCGTTTGACCTCCTCGCGAGCCCCGACTTTGCTCGGGAG TTCATACTGTAA